A single Providencia manganoxydans DNA region contains:
- the fliP gene encoding flagellar type III secretion system pore protein FliP (The bacterial flagellar biogenesis protein FliP forms a type III secretion system (T3SS)-type pore required for flagellar assembly.) yields MFPLKTIAVIASLLLPTQAFASLPPIISQTLPDGGQSWSLPVQTLLFLTLLGFIPALLLMMTSFTRIIIVLGLLRNALGTPSAPPNQVLLGLALFLTFFVMSPVADQAYREAYQPFSEDKISLETALEKGTAPFRTFMLGQTRESDLALFARIAKVGDIQEAKDVPMRILVPAFITSELKTAFQIGFTIFIPFLIIDLVVASVLMALGMMMVPPATVSLPFKLMLFVLVDGWQLLLGSLSQSFF; encoded by the coding sequence TTATCAGCCAAACACTACCTGATGGTGGGCAAAGTTGGTCATTACCAGTACAAACATTACTGTTTTTAACCTTATTGGGCTTTATCCCTGCCTTACTGTTAATGATGACCAGTTTTACTCGCATTATCATTGTATTAGGTCTATTACGTAATGCACTCGGTACCCCTTCTGCACCACCGAACCAAGTATTATTAGGTTTGGCACTATTTTTAACCTTTTTTGTGATGTCACCGGTTGCAGATCAAGCTTACCGCGAAGCCTATCAGCCATTTAGTGAAGATAAAATTAGCTTAGAAACTGCTTTAGAAAAAGGCACGGCACCATTTCGCACTTTTATGTTAGGACAAACTCGCGAATCAGATTTAGCGCTATTCGCACGGATCGCCAAAGTCGGTGATATTCAAGAAGCCAAAGACGTGCCAATGCGTATTTTAGTCCCTGCTTTTATTACAAGTGAGCTTAAAACCGCTTTTCAAATCGGCTTTACCATTTTTATTCCGTTTTTGATCATCGATCTCGTGGTCGCTAGTGTATTAATGGCGCTCGGTATGATGATGGTGCCGCCGGCAACCGTGTCTTTGCCTTTTAAATTAATGCTATTTGTTTTAGTCGATGGCTGGCAGCTGCTACTTGGTTCTTTGTCACAGAGTTTTTTTTAA
- the fliQ gene encoding flagellar biosynthesis protein FliQ, protein MTPESIMAMGTEAMKIALMLAAPLLLAALAAGLIISLLQAATQVNEMTLSFIPKILSVIAVIIIAGPWMLNLLLDYMRALFSNLPFIIG, encoded by the coding sequence ATGACACCTGAATCCATCATGGCAATGGGCACAGAAGCCATGAAAATTGCTTTAATGTTAGCCGCACCATTATTGCTGGCGGCTCTTGCTGCGGGGCTAATTATTAGCCTATTGCAAGCCGCAACACAGGTGAATGAAATGACCCTGTCATTTATTCCCAAAATCCTCTCCGTGATTGCAGTGATCATTATTGCCGGTCCATGGATGCTCAATCTACTGCTTGATTACATGCGCGCGTTATTTAGTAACCTGCCATTTATCATTGGCTAG
- the fliR gene encoding flagellar biosynthetic protein FliR, whose amino-acid sequence MLTITSETLTLWLSQGFYPFIRLLALFGTAPFFNEKQSITKARIILAFFVILIVSPQLPIVNIPLFSAMGLWVIVQQIVIGIAIGLTMQMAFAAVRHAGEVIGLQMGLSFATFFDPTGGPNMPILGRILNLIMLLLFLSFDGHLWLIYIVINSFELIPIQVSPLNRDGFWSLVQFANSIFINGLMLALPFITLFLILNLALGILNRMTPQLSVFVVGFPLTLTIGISMLGLIISILPRYSERLIHQAFEQLSLMFGLFVG is encoded by the coding sequence ATGTTAACCATTACCAGTGAAACGCTAACGCTTTGGTTAAGCCAAGGTTTCTATCCTTTTATTCGCCTATTAGCCCTATTTGGCACCGCCCCCTTCTTCAATGAAAAACAATCTATTACCAAAGCACGTATCATCTTAGCTTTTTTTGTGATTTTAATTGTTTCGCCGCAACTGCCTATCGTCAATATTCCTTTATTTTCAGCAATGGGGTTATGGGTGATTGTTCAGCAAATCGTGATTGGTATTGCTATCGGACTCACGATGCAGATGGCATTTGCCGCTGTACGTCATGCAGGTGAGGTAATTGGATTACAGATGGGACTTTCTTTTGCCACCTTTTTTGATCCAACTGGCGGCCCGAATATGCCCATTTTAGGACGTATTCTAAATCTGATTATGTTACTACTATTTCTTTCCTTCGATGGCCATTTGTGGCTGATTTACATCGTGATCAATTCATTTGAACTGATCCCAATTCAAGTCTCTCCTCTTAATCGAGACGGTTTTTGGTCATTAGTCCAATTTGCCAATAGTATTTTTATCAATGGGTTAATGTTAGCACTACCTTTTATTACCTTGTTTTTAATCCTTAACTTAGCCCTTGGTATTCTGAATCGTATGACTCCACAACTCTCGGTGTTTGTCGTTGGCTTCCCTCTGACATTAACCATTGGTATCAGTATGTTAGGGTTAATTATCTCGATCTTACCACGTTATAGTGAGCGTTTGATTCATCAAGCCTTTGAGCAGTTGTCACTGATGTTTGGGTTGTTTGTGGGTTAG
- the cas6f gene encoding type I-F CRISPR-associated endoribonuclease Cas6/Csy4, with protein MNYYQEITLLPDPTIPLDFLWQKVYQQTHIALVDNKSAAGDSAVAIAFPEYGSVGFRLGKKMRLLAKTEQALVQLNISRWLERLSDYVHIKSIQLVPEYATAVSYVRQHVKGEKRIQLDMQKKARLYATKSGLSVEACLAQLKEKQPKAQSRLPFLWVESQQTKSRNEASGHRPFPLFIKCLSAEKPQTGLFNCYGLSQAVTGDIKLATVPHF; from the coding sequence ATGAACTATTATCAGGAGATAACTTTATTACCTGATCCAACCATACCGTTAGATTTTTTATGGCAAAAAGTTTATCAGCAAACGCATATTGCCCTTGTTGACAACAAATCAGCCGCAGGAGATAGCGCAGTTGCGATTGCATTTCCTGAATATGGTAGCGTTGGTTTTCGATTAGGTAAAAAAATGCGTTTATTGGCAAAAACTGAACAGGCACTGGTTCAGTTAAACATAAGCCGTTGGTTGGAGAGGTTATCTGATTATGTGCATATCAAATCAATTCAACTGGTGCCTGAATACGCTACAGCGGTTAGCTATGTACGCCAGCATGTAAAGGGTGAAAAACGGATCCAGTTGGATATGCAAAAAAAGGCGCGACTATATGCAACTAAATCCGGTTTGTCGGTTGAGGCTTGCTTGGCACAGCTGAAGGAGAAACAGCCGAAAGCACAGAGCCGTTTGCCGTTTTTATGGGTTGAAAGTCAGCAAACTAAATCACGGAATGAAGCAAGTGGGCACCGTCCGTTTCCACTGTTTATTAAATGCCTTTCAGCCGAAAAGCCCCAAACAGGTTTGTTTAATTGCTATGGATTAAGTCAAGCAGTTACTGGCGATATAAAATTAGCAACAGTTCCACATTTTTGA
- the csy3 gene encoding type I-F CRISPR-associated protein Csy3, protein MAKNNDVASVLAFEKKLVPSDGYFYGTSWDNKSQFTPLALQEKSVRGTISNRLKGAVKNDPLKLNAEVEKANLQTVDACALGTEQDTLKHQFTLKVLGGVESPSACNNALFKESYTKAAKEYIEKEGFRELGRRYAHNIANARFLWRNRVGAEKIEVEVNILNSGQEQQWTFDATQYSIRSFDKQDKQVTELGNKIASALANSEGALLLEITTYAQLGKAQEVYPSEELVMDKGKGNKSKILYHVNGHAAMHSQKVGNALRSIDTWYPAYDDEVNSAGAIAIEPYGAVTNLGTAYRTPGAKQDFYTHFDKWARGEKLARVEDEHYVMAVLVRGGVFGESDK, encoded by the coding sequence ATGGCGAAGAATAACGATGTAGCCTCAGTATTGGCCTTTGAAAAAAAATTGGTTCCATCTGATGGTTATTTTTATGGCACTAGCTGGGATAATAAAAGCCAATTTACCCCTTTGGCTCTTCAAGAAAAATCGGTTCGCGGAACCATTTCAAATAGGTTAAAAGGCGCGGTTAAAAACGACCCGTTAAAACTAAATGCAGAAGTTGAAAAAGCCAATTTACAAACCGTTGATGCATGTGCATTAGGTACCGAACAAGATACATTAAAGCATCAATTCACCCTTAAAGTTTTGGGGGGCGTTGAATCACCTTCTGCTTGTAACAATGCACTATTCAAAGAAAGCTACACCAAAGCAGCTAAAGAGTATATTGAAAAAGAAGGCTTTCGTGAGTTAGGTCGTCGCTATGCGCATAATATTGCTAATGCGCGTTTTTTATGGCGCAACCGAGTTGGAGCCGAAAAAATTGAAGTTGAAGTCAATATATTAAACTCAGGGCAAGAGCAGCAATGGACATTTGATGCAACGCAATACAGCATTCGTAGTTTTGATAAGCAAGACAAGCAAGTTACAGAATTAGGAAATAAAATTGCTTCGGCCTTGGCAAATAGTGAAGGTGCATTATTGCTTGAAATTACCACTTATGCACAACTAGGAAAAGCACAAGAAGTTTATCCAAGTGAAGAGTTGGTGATGGATAAGGGGAAAGGCAATAAAAGCAAGATCCTTTATCATGTCAATGGTCATGCGGCGATGCACTCACAAAAAGTGGGCAACGCGCTACGCTCTATTGATACATGGTATCCTGCTTATGATGATGAGGTTAATAGCGCTGGCGCAATTGCAATCGAGCCTTATGGTGCAGTGACTAACCTTGGTACGGCTTATCGCACCCCTGGTGCTAAGCAAGATTTTTATACTCACTTTGACAAATGGGCTAGAGGTGAAAAATTAGCGCGTGTTGAGGATGAACACTATGTGATGGCGGTGTTGGTTCGTGGTGGTGTATTTGGTGAAAGCGACAAATAA
- the csy2 gene encoding type I-F CRISPR-associated protein Csy2: MSEPIYLIKLPHLKVLNANALSSPLTIGFPAMTAWLGFMHALERKLNNDYELDVQFDALAVISHECNLQTYRGPGDFVNSIIGTGNPLDKDGNRSAFIEEARCHLDVSLLIKYEDNEDSPINTAVLNKIHELIPTMKLAGGDILSVEMPQRYILPDGYNNAEKIKLFNSLMPGYALIERRDLMMEAMQEGQDAMDALLDYVTVNNQCVEIENSDESKKKPFEWKMQRKTSGWIVPIATGFQGISPLGKAKNQRDPECSHRFAESMITLGQFLMVNKAECPDEILWCYAQDFENNLYLCEQVQPKHFTSGE; encoded by the coding sequence ATGAGTGAGCCTATCTATCTTATTAAACTACCGCATCTTAAAGTCCTTAATGCCAATGCCTTATCTAGCCCGTTGACAATTGGTTTCCCTGCGATGACCGCATGGCTTGGCTTTATGCATGCTTTAGAACGTAAGCTTAATAATGATTATGAATTAGATGTTCAATTTGATGCTCTGGCGGTGATCAGCCATGAATGTAATTTGCAAACTTACCGGGGTCCTGGTGATTTTGTGAATTCAATTATTGGTACAGGTAACCCTCTTGATAAAGACGGTAATCGCTCAGCTTTTATTGAAGAAGCAAGGTGCCATTTGGATGTGTCATTATTAATTAAATATGAAGATAACGAAGACTCCCCAATCAATACCGCAGTATTAAATAAAATCCATGAGCTGATCCCAACCATGAAACTGGCTGGTGGCGATATTTTGTCGGTTGAGATGCCACAACGGTATATTTTACCTGATGGGTACAATAATGCTGAAAAAATCAAATTATTTAATAGCTTAATGCCCGGTTATGCCTTAATTGAACGCCGCGACTTAATGATGGAGGCGATGCAAGAAGGGCAAGATGCCATGGATGCACTATTAGATTATGTCACCGTAAATAACCAGTGTGTTGAAATAGAAAACAGTGATGAGTCTAAAAAGAAACCATTTGAATGGAAAATGCAACGCAAAACATCGGGCTGGATTGTCCCTATAGCAACAGGGTTTCAAGGCATATCTCCATTAGGAAAAGCAAAAAATCAACGCGACCCTGAATGTTCCCATCGATTTGCAGAAAGTATGATCACATTAGGGCAATTTTTAATGGTCAATAAAGCCGAATGTCCTGATGAAATACTTTGGTGTTATGCACAGGATTTTGAAAATAATCTCTATTTATGCGAACAAGTTCAACCTAAACATTTTACAAGCGGAGAGTAA
- the csy1 gene encoding type I-F CRISPR-associated protein Csy1 — MLDPAIDAFFAERKEGWLKKNLKASMNEHEVSQLQQECEKTFSLNEWLPSAAKRAGQISISTHPCTFSHPSARKNKNGSVSATIAHSQYANDGFLRSGNVTVEADALGNAAALDVYKFLTLQMQDHKTLLSHIEAETPLAKSLLTINTGSYQELREGFLAMAATDETAVTSSKIKQVYFPVWTDHEDYHLLSVLTPSGIVFEMRRRIDNIRFSEQTKALRDLKRKGEYSEMGFKEIYGITTIGFGGTKPQNISVLNNQNAGKAHLLPSLPPVINIRETRLPSKNFFADCINPWHIKEAFEAFHGLITLPKDKRGSRFSEYRDNRIQEYVDHIIIMMWKIRRAYEQEDVVLPTKLAKYQQTWLFPNMQQQRDDLDDWLLVLIAEITRQFIAGYNKVNGKKALSFGNDEFNAIAEIVAKNKELLR, encoded by the coding sequence ATGCTTGATCCAGCAATAGACGCTTTCTTTGCCGAGCGCAAAGAGGGCTGGCTTAAAAAGAATTTAAAAGCTTCAATGAATGAACATGAAGTTAGCCAGTTACAGCAAGAGTGTGAAAAAACTTTTTCATTAAATGAGTGGCTACCAAGTGCGGCTAAACGCGCAGGACAAATATCTATTTCGACTCACCCTTGTACATTTAGCCACCCTAGCGCCCGTAAAAATAAAAATGGTTCAGTCAGTGCAACTATTGCACATAGTCAATATGCAAATGATGGTTTTTTACGATCAGGAAATGTGACTGTTGAAGCTGATGCATTAGGCAATGCCGCGGCATTAGATGTCTATAAGTTTTTGACTTTACAAATGCAAGATCACAAAACACTGTTATCTCACATTGAAGCAGAAACTCCCCTCGCAAAATCATTATTGACGATAAATACGGGGAGCTATCAAGAATTACGGGAAGGCTTTCTGGCTATGGCTGCGACGGATGAAACCGCGGTGACTAGCTCAAAAATAAAACAAGTCTATTTTCCCGTATGGACTGATCATGAAGACTACCATTTGCTTTCAGTATTAACCCCTTCAGGGATAGTGTTTGAAATGCGTCGACGTATCGACAATATTCGCTTTTCCGAACAAACCAAAGCATTGCGTGACTTAAAACGCAAAGGTGAATATAGCGAAATGGGTTTTAAAGAAATTTATGGTATTACCACCATTGGTTTTGGGGGAACTAAGCCACAAAATATTTCGGTTCTAAATAACCAAAACGCAGGTAAGGCACATTTATTACCTTCTCTTCCTCCCGTGATAAATATACGGGAAACACGACTACCCTCAAAAAATTTCTTTGCAGATTGTATTAACCCTTGGCATATAAAAGAGGCTTTTGAAGCTTTTCATGGGTTAATTACATTACCAAAAGATAAGCGAGGTAGTCGTTTTTCTGAATACCGTGATAATCGAATTCAAGAATATGTGGATCACATAATTATCATGATGTGGAAAATCCGCCGTGCATATGAACAAGAAGATGTCGTTTTACCGACCAAACTTGCTAAATACCAACAAACATGGCTATTTCCAAACATGCAGCAGCAGCGTGATGATTTGGATGATTGGCTGTTGGTGTTAATTGCGGAAATAACTCGCCAATTTATTGCGGGCTATAACAAGGTCAATGGTAAAAAGGCACTGTCATTTGGTAATGATGAGTTTAATGCCATCGCTGAGATTGTGGCTAAAAATAAGGAATTATTAAGATGA
- the cas3f gene encoding type I-F CRISPR-associated helicase Cas3f, producing the protein MIVTFVSQCEKYALKRTRRVLDAFANRIGDNTWQTLITAEGLETVKKMLRKSASRSTAVSCHWIRSRSRTQLLWVVGNRKKFNSEGYVPVNRTEKSFLGREHENDWQYLSLIEAFAKLAALLHDWGKASRLFQDKLNPEIKTPFKGDPVRHEWVSSILFSALVKSQPNSENDENWLDVLSTQQWDESQLQQWAKQNQQAGLPLSGLPDAASLLTWLILSHHRLPFLDVKQQQGDAKNGDRLLLSQIGHKEANTLADMMTFIEQYWGYENKYHEQEFNQRLGMCFEFPNGLLSTSPIWTQAIKQAAIHLKQQLPLFQQAMADGSWKIIAHYARLCLMLGDHNYSSKENDPQWKSDIPLYANTHYVKENPLNKGMQFKQKLDEHLVKVAEIARDVAEQLPFFEGEPPTAGEVKKLTHQKNSTGPFSWQEDVVSTIHKYREQQDDIKGYFIVNMASTGCGKTRANAKVMQALSEDKQSLRFILALGLRTLTLQTGDEYKDSIGLEEDELAVLVGSKAVTQLHHHAADADNSAKDDDNAENKTKPQDIGSESQETLFDDDEEVLLWQEDKWQGALPEEALSTVLTKAKDRALLYAPVLACTIDHIMGATETTRGGRYILPSLRLMSSDLVIDEVDDFSDDDLIAIGRLIHFAGLLGRKVMISSATIPPDTALAYFHAYQSGWYIHAKSRQQPLQIGCIWMDEGKYNSAKDQCQATTQIATITANDVNSVYLYQQYHDQFVDKRAEVLQSLPARRKALIVPMPIEQGKNSQKRFFEHIQAAILTQHEHHHFVDQQTGIQLSFGVVRVANISPCVELTRFLLECEWPENIEIRTMAYHSRQVLLLRHEQEQHLDKVLKRKEKMGEQPIALADPIIRQHLTETQGKAKNLIFILVATPVEEVGRDHDFDWAVVEPSSYRSIIQVSGRVRRHREGEVEQPNVSLLQYNWKGFQGKEKYVFVRPGYENSAIKLKTHNLSELVDEQQLRKSINSLPRIKKPTNVEGTKSCNFASLEHASISYTLKTNCLFPTEQVGKTVKTHQRRRSRANSSAMVRVNTASHLWGYTHGCWWMTAIPVQLAPFRKNSLSIRLSLVISNRGKPEFWEYDRVSGWVTKDSVSGVQYVDFPKSLKERLWLVRDYQQSIYQHSQDEGQLTSISRLYGEVSFLKRDNDNHNYQYDDQMGIYEVER; encoded by the coding sequence ATGATCGTGACCTTCGTTTCACAGTGTGAAAAATACGCTTTAAAAAGAACACGCCGAGTACTCGATGCGTTTGCAAATCGTATTGGTGATAACACATGGCAGACACTTATCACCGCTGAGGGACTAGAAACGGTCAAAAAAATGCTCCGAAAAAGTGCCAGTCGTAGCACAGCGGTTAGCTGCCATTGGATACGCTCTCGCTCACGAACGCAACTGTTGTGGGTTGTAGGCAACCGTAAAAAATTTAACTCAGAAGGATATGTACCTGTTAATCGGACAGAAAAATCCTTTCTTGGGCGCGAACATGAAAATGATTGGCAGTACCTTTCTCTCATAGAAGCTTTTGCTAAATTAGCAGCACTCCTACATGATTGGGGCAAGGCATCGCGCCTATTTCAAGATAAACTTAACCCAGAGATTAAAACGCCTTTTAAAGGTGATCCAGTAAGGCATGAATGGGTTTCATCAATACTGTTTAGCGCATTAGTGAAAAGCCAACCTAATAGTGAAAATGATGAAAACTGGCTCGATGTACTGAGTACGCAACAATGGGATGAATCACAATTACAACAGTGGGCGAAACAGAATCAACAAGCGGGATTGCCACTATCAGGGCTACCCGATGCCGCATCATTATTAACGTGGCTAATTTTATCCCATCATAGACTGCCTTTTTTAGATGTTAAACAGCAACAGGGTGATGCTAAAAATGGTGACCGTCTACTGTTAAGCCAAATAGGCCATAAAGAAGCTAATACACTGGCAGATATGATGACATTCATTGAACAGTATTGGGGTTATGAAAATAAATATCATGAGCAGGAATTTAACCAGCGGCTAGGCATGTGTTTTGAATTTCCAAATGGCTTATTAAGTACGTCACCAATATGGACTCAAGCGATTAAACAAGCTGCGATCCACTTAAAACAGCAATTGCCTCTATTTCAACAAGCTATGGCTGATGGTAGCTGGAAAATCATTGCCCATTATGCACGCCTTTGTCTCATGTTAGGGGATCATAATTACTCTTCAAAAGAAAATGACCCACAGTGGAAAAGCGATATTCCCCTTTATGCGAATACTCATTATGTAAAAGAGAATCCACTCAATAAAGGTATGCAATTTAAACAAAAACTGGATGAGCACCTCGTTAAGGTTGCTGAAATTGCTCGCGATGTGGCGGAACAATTACCTTTTTTTGAAGGGGAGCCACCTACAGCGGGCGAGGTTAAAAAATTAACTCATCAAAAAAACAGCACCGGGCCATTTAGCTGGCAAGAAGATGTCGTTAGCACAATTCATAAATACCGTGAACAACAAGACGATATAAAAGGCTATTTTATTGTCAATATGGCCAGCACAGGTTGTGGTAAAACGCGAGCAAATGCAAAAGTTATGCAAGCATTATCAGAAGATAAGCAAAGCTTACGTTTTATACTCGCATTGGGGTTGCGAACACTCACATTACAAACAGGTGATGAATACAAAGACAGTATTGGGCTAGAGGAAGATGAACTGGCTGTATTAGTCGGTTCTAAAGCTGTCACTCAATTACATCATCATGCAGCTGATGCTGATAACAGCGCGAAAGATGATGATAATGCTGAAAATAAAACTAAGCCACAAGATATAGGCTCTGAATCACAGGAAACATTATTTGATGACGACGAAGAAGTGCTCTTATGGCAAGAGGATAAGTGGCAAGGCGCTCTCCCTGAAGAAGCATTATCAACTGTATTAACCAAAGCAAAAGATAGAGCGTTGCTCTATGCGCCTGTTTTGGCTTGTACTATTGACCATATTATGGGCGCGACAGAAACCACTCGTGGTGGCCGTTATATTTTGCCAAGTTTACGTTTAATGTCATCTGACCTTGTCATTGATGAAGTGGATGATTTTAGCGATGATGATCTTATTGCTATCGGCCGTTTGATCCACTTCGCTGGCCTGCTTGGGAGAAAGGTGATGATCTCTTCGGCAACCATCCCTCCTGATACTGCTTTAGCCTATTTTCATGCTTATCAATCAGGCTGGTATATTCATGCTAAAAGCCGACAACAGCCATTACAAATTGGTTGCATATGGATGGACGAAGGTAAATATAATTCAGCGAAAGATCAGTGCCAAGCGACAACACAAATTGCGACCATCACGGCAAATGATGTGAATTCAGTGTACTTATATCAGCAATATCACGATCAATTTGTTGATAAACGTGCTGAGGTTTTACAGTCACTACCTGCTCGCCGTAAAGCGTTAATTGTACCGATGCCGATTGAGCAAGGGAAAAATAGTCAGAAGCGCTTTTTTGAGCATATTCAAGCAGCCATTTTAACGCAACATGAACATCATCATTTTGTTGATCAGCAAACGGGTATTCAACTTTCATTTGGTGTGGTACGAGTAGCCAATATCAGCCCTTGTGTTGAATTGACACGTTTTTTACTTGAATGTGAATGGCCTGAAAATATTGAAATTCGCACAATGGCGTATCACAGTCGGCAGGTGTTATTACTGCGTCATGAACAAGAACAGCATTTAGATAAGGTGCTTAAACGTAAAGAAAAAATGGGTGAACAACCTATCGCACTTGCCGATCCTATTATTCGTCAGCATTTAACTGAAACTCAAGGCAAGGCTAAGAACTTGATCTTTATTCTTGTTGCTACACCTGTTGAGGAAGTAGGACGCGATCATGACTTTGATTGGGCGGTTGTCGAACCGTCGTCATATCGTTCTATCATTCAGGTATCAGGGCGGGTACGTCGCCATCGCGAAGGCGAGGTCGAACAGCCGAATGTGTCATTATTGCAATATAATTGGAAAGGTTTTCAAGGTAAGGAGAAATATGTTTTTGTTCGTCCAGGTTATGAAAATAGTGCGATAAAACTCAAAACGCATAATTTAAGTGAACTGGTTGATGAGCAACAGTTAAGAAAATCAATTAATTCACTGCCTCGAATAAAAAAACCAACCAATGTTGAGGGCACTAAAAGTTGTAATTTCGCCAGTTTAGAGCATGCATCGATTAGTTATACGTTGAAAACCAACTGCCTTTTTCCAACTGAGCAAGTTGGAAAAACAGTCAAAACACATCAAAGAAGGCGTTCACGCGCAAATTCATCTGCTATGGTTCGAGTTAATACGGCATCTCATTTATGGGGCTATACCCACGGTTGCTGGTGGATGACGGCGATACCCGTGCAATTAGCACCTTTTCGTAAAAACTCATTATCGATTCGGCTTTCATTAGTGATTTCAAATAGAGGAAAACCTGAATTTTGGGAGTATGACCGAGTTAGCGGATGGGTCACGAAAGATAGTGTGTCAGGTGTTCAGTACGTTGATTTTCCTAAATCGTTGAAAGAAAGATTATGGCTAGTGAGGGATTATCAGCAATCAATTTATCAACATAGTCAAGATGAGGGGCAACTCACGTCGATTTCACGGCTATACGGTGAGGTTAGCTTTTTGAAGCGTGATAATGATAACCATAATTATCAATATGATGACCAGATGGGGATTTACGAAGTAGAAAGATAA
- the cas1f gene encoding type I-F CRISPR-associated endonuclease Cas1f, protein MDDFSPSDLKTILHSKRANMYYLEHCRVMQKDGRVLYLTEAKNENLYFNIPIANTTVLMLGTGTSITQAAMRMLSQAGVLVGFCGGGGTPLYMASEVEWLTPQSEYRPTEYLQGWMKFWFDDTERLRAAKSLQRARIKYLQKIWQNSRELQNEGFIYNDSLIQSALDTFQIRTDTATNSQELLLTEAQLTKNLYKYAANNTGQKHFSRQHKSIDKANAFLNHGNYLAYGLAASCLWVLGIPHGFAVMHGKTRRGALVFDIADLIKDAIVLPWSFICAKEDASEQEFRQQILQSFVDNHALDYLFDTVKAIALQTGSEQQTQEPTQ, encoded by the coding sequence ATGGATGATTTTTCCCCTTCAGATCTAAAAACAATTCTGCATTCTAAACGTGCCAATATGTACTATCTAGAGCATTGTCGAGTGATGCAGAAAGATGGGCGCGTGCTCTATCTCACCGAAGCAAAAAATGAAAATCTTTATTTTAATATTCCAATCGCTAATACAACGGTTCTGATGCTAGGCACAGGAACATCGATAACACAAGCGGCGATGCGGATGTTATCTCAGGCAGGTGTGCTTGTTGGTTTTTGTGGTGGTGGGGGAACGCCTCTTTACATGGCTTCTGAGGTGGAATGGTTAACCCCTCAAAGTGAATATAGACCGACTGAATATCTACAGGGTTGGATGAAGTTTTGGTTTGATGATACTGAACGTTTACGGGCAGCAAAATCGTTGCAACGAGCGCGTATCAAGTATTTACAGAAAATTTGGCAGAACTCGCGAGAGCTACAAAATGAAGGTTTTATCTATAATGATAGTCTTATCCAAAGTGCGCTAGACACCTTTCAAATAAGAACAGATACCGCTACAAACTCGCAAGAGTTATTACTTACCGAAGCCCAATTAACAAAAAACCTTTATAAGTATGCGGCAAATAATACTGGGCAAAAGCACTTTTCACGGCAACATAAATCGATAGATAAAGCCAATGCTTTTTTAAATCACGGTAATTATTTGGCCTATGGCTTAGCAGCCAGTTGCTTGTGGGTATTAGGGATCCCTCACGGTTTTGCGGTGATGCATGGTAAAACAAGGCGGGGAGCCTTAGTATTTGATATAGCTGATTTAATTAAAGATGCTATCGTACTGCCATGGTCTTTTATTTGTGCAAAGGAAGATGCTAGTGAGCAAGAGTTTCGCCAGCAAATTTTACAATCCTTTGTTGATAACCATGCACTCGATTACCTTTTTGATACCGTAAAAGCAATCGCTTTACAAACAGGCTCAGAGCAACAAACTCAGGAGCCAACGCAATGA